The genomic stretch ATTGATATCGTCCTTCTGGACTCCGGCGACTCCAAGGCCCGCTCCCACTTGGAAACGGTTAATGGTCCCTGGCCCCATCATTGATGAGTTGATATTGGCGAGAACAGAAGCATCCGCCATAGACTTGGTCAATTCATTCAGATATTCTTTACGAATGGTTTCTTCCAAACCATTAAATTGAGATACCGTGGAGGCAGGAATTAGACTACAAACATTGTTTCCGGAGGAAGGAGGAAGACATGTTACCTGCGCCTCTGCCGAGGAAACTGGGATGAAATATAAGGAAGAAGCTAAGATAAGGAAGGCGGCATACCGAATATACCGCCCAATTCTACTCTCTAAAGGAGCCATTCGATCCATTGTACCCTTGGACGATAGCTATTTCGAGTTTATTTCAGAGTCCTAAACTTCCACCAATAATTTCTTTCATGATTTCGGTGGTTCCCGCGTAGATCGTCTGGATCCTTGCATCCAGATACGCTCTTGCTATCGGGTATTCCATCATATAACCGTATCCTCCAAAGAACTGGAGACAAAGGTCAGTATGACGTTTTTGCATTTCGGTGGAATAGTATTTAGCCATAGAAGCCTCTACGGTTAATTTTTTCCCAGCAATATGCTCCGAAACCACTTTGTCGACGAAGGTACGGCACATTTCCAGTTCCGTAGCCATCTCCGCCATTTGAAATTTGATGTGTTGAAAACTTCCGATCTTTTTCCCGAAAGCCATCCTCTCTTTAATATATTTTAGAGTCATTCTCTGAACGAGTGCTGTGGCTTCCACCGCTGCAATCGCCAATACGAGACGCTCTTGTGCGAGTTTCATCATCAAATAACGGAAACCTTGTCCGTCTTTTCCGATTACATTCTCTTTAGGAACTACTACGTCGTTGAAGTATAATTCCGAGGTATCCTGGGCCTTTAGTCCAATCTTCTCGAGATTACGGCCTCTTTCGAAACCTTTCATCCCCTCTTCTATCATAACAAGCGAAATCGTGCCGTTTTCATGTTTCACGGCAGTAATTACTAAATTTGCAAGCTGTCCGTTGGAAATAAATGTTTTTTGGCCGTTGACCACATAATGGTCCCCTTTATCCACGGCAGAAGTCCTAAGACTTTTAAGATCAGAACCTGCTCCAGGTTCCGTCATAGCGACCGCTAAAATGCTATCTCCGCTACAACAACCGGGCAACCATCTCTTTTTCTGTTCTTCGTTTGCGTAAGCGCTAATATAAGGTGCGATCACATCATTATGAAGGGATACGAAAAATCCGCTGTTTCCGGACCTGGATGATTCTTCTATTACAACTACGTTATATAGAAAATCGGCACCGGATCCACCGTATTCTTCTGGAACGTCAGGGCAAAGAAGTCCGCTTGCTCCCGCTTTTTTCCAAAGTTCTTTCGGAACCATTCCGACTTTTTCCCATTCATGGTGATGAGGAGCTACTTCAGTTTCGAAAAACTTACGCGCCATATCACGAAAAGCTTCATGCTCTTCGGTAAATTGTAGGACTCTTTCCATATATATCCCCCGTGTCAGTAGACGGTATTCATTCTCATGTAAACGCCGGGATTCCGTTTAATGTACTGGATGAGTTCGTTCTGAGAAATAGAGAACAATTCCGTTTCTGATTCTGCTTGGAACGTGTAATTAGATGCCAGCTTTTTAGATATCGAGTAGATCTCTCCCACGAAATCCCCGTCGGTCAACTCGGCCAATTTTTTGCCGTGTTGATATACGCTTACTTTTCCATGACGAATGATATACGCTTCGTGGTAAAACGCTTTTTCCGTGATAAGCACTGAACCTTTGTTCACCTTGGAAAGTCTCATGATCATCTCTAATTGAGTGACCTGATGGCTTGTAAGTCCTTTAAAATGACGTGAATCTAACAGTGTTTTCCAAGAGTTACTATCACGAATGCTGTTCAGTCGAATTAAGTTTTGTCTTAGGTCTGTATTTCTGATAAACTGTAGGAACTTGTTCTTTTCTATTGTAAGAGCTACTACATCTGTTTCTGCAAAAACATCCGCAGCTCTAGGAAGATCCAAAACTAAAGAAGCTTCTCCGAAATATTCATACTGCCCGTATCGTTTAATGGGCGCTATATCGGAATCTCCTAGGAGTCCTTCGAACTTTACGTTTCCGGAAGCGATGATATAAAATTTATCACCTGGAGTTCCCTTTTTGATGATCTGGTCTCCACGTTTATACTTTTCTTCGCGGACGATCAGTAGGAATTCCTTCGCCTTTTCAATTGGGAAACCGCTAAATATATCTATTTGGCTTAAGATATCGAGAAGGTTATAAGCCTCCATATGTTTCGGTGGAGTGATTTCCGGATAAACGGTGTTCTCAATCCCGAAACGAGCCAGTTTTAGTTTGGTCCCTGCAGGCATATCCGTTCTTGCGATATGATAGACTGTGATCTTTTCCTGGATCTCAGGAGCTAAACTTGCTAAATAACTGACTCTAGTATGAAGAGGAGGAATTCCAGCTTCATGATAGATAATCCGTCTGTCCCAAGGGAATTCCTTCAAAAATTTCCAACGAGATTCAGGAAGAACTCCCTTCTCGTACATCTTATCGTGAACATCCGGCTCATTTAAGTGATCCGAAGTATACACAAAGGATTGGTCTTGGAAAAAAAACTCGAATCCTACGGAAGGAATAGAATGTAATGCATAATGAAAATTGAATTCTCCACCGTTAATCATCGCAGGTCTTCCTATGATGATTTGTTGGAAATTGAAAAGTTCGAGTAATTCCTTACGCGGGATCTTAGTAAGAGCAGAATATTTACGGATAAAACTTTCCATCACTGTTGCTGTTGCGTGTATTGTGATTTTGGTTTCTTCCATAATTTTTTGGAAGGTACCTGCGTCATGATCTGCATGACAGTGAGTGAGAATCACATGGTTGATCAGTTTAGGATTCACATTGGACATGCGAAGCCACTCTGTAGAATTCACAGGTGGATCCACCATGATACCTTGGTGATTCAACCAGATAATAAATCCGGAAGTATTATCTTCAGGATCGAATCCATGAGAAGGTCCAAGACAAGTAATTCCGAGCAAAGGAGCTTGGAATGGTTCTTTTAATCTATGACCGATTTCATATTTAATATTGAATCCAACTTCTCCAGGAATCTCCGTCTCTTTTGTTCCGTCGGTAATTCTAAAATCACCGGAAGGAAGTTTACGGATCAAAACCTTTCCTAGGTTGACCATATTATCCCGATCGAATACTTGGAAGTCGACTACGTCGTCTAGTCCTTTGTATCCTCTGAAATAAGCCATCTCCGCTTTCATATCAGGGAAACCGAAAGATTCCGCGCCATCTAGATATTCCGATTCCAGATTGATCTCTTCCGGACCCATTAATGATTCTTTAAGTACTGTAATGAGCTGATCTTTTTGTTCAGCCGTACAAATGATCGTGGTCTTTTTTTGTCTTAGAAAGAAGTTAAAATAAATAGGGAATTCAAGCTCTGCAGTGCTTATCCCCTTTTCTACATGGAAAAATTTATTAGGAAGTATAAATACCAGGGGCGTCTTTTTTTCAGCCATCGTGTCTTTGATGGTCTCGGGAGGAGAGCCGATCTGAAAGAAGCCCTCGCTTGTTTCGACTAGATACCCCCCTCTAGGAAGTTCTATATATCCCCTGGTTTGTTCTTTTAGCATGGAAAATTCCGCCGCAGTCGAGATCGAATTTTTATTTATGTCTTTCGATGAAACTTTTGATTTGCGCCTTAGGAAGTGCTCCTATGATCTTATCCACCAATTGTCCGTCTTTAAAAAGTAGAAGGGTCGGCAAAGACTGGATATTTAATTTTTGCGCTGTGTCCTGGTTGTCGTCTACGTTTAATTTTTTAATTTTTAAGATATCATTCATCTCGGACGAAAGCTCTTCCAGAACCGGGGAAACCATTCTACAAGGACCGCACCATTCGGCCCAGCAATCTACTAGAACCATGCCCCCGTTGATCTCGGAACTGAAAGTTGAATCGTTTATTTCGGTCAATGCCATGAGTTAGATTTTCTCCTGTTTTTTTCCCACTCTTTATAACAAATTGGACGGGTCTATTTCTTCTTTTTCTTCTTTTCCTTCTCGGCTTCTATCGCTTCTACCTTTTCTTTTAGGGATTCTATCAGGGTTTTTGTCTTTCCCAGGTCCTCCGTTTCGCCTGTGGTTTGGAGGATTTTACGGTTTACCTCCAAAAGGGATATGGATTTCTTCAGATCCCCGGCGTCCTGGGTGGACAAATCGAATTTGGCCCGATACTCCTGAGCGGCAAAGTTACAAAGTTCCAGGATTAAATTATAGTGTTCCTGTCTTGGGTAATAAAACGGATTCTCTAAGTCTCTTTCCTTCTCAAAAGCCCGAAAGTCAAAAAGATTCTTACTAAGTATGGCGATTTTAAAATGTATCTCAGGAAAACTCCATTTCCATTTGGAGTTAGAGCCAAATGCCTCGATCGTATTCGAAGTACAGGTCCGAAGTCCCTTTACGTAATTCAGTCTTTGGAGAGGATTAAATTCCAGGATTTTAGCGAGAAGGTCCTTATTTTC from Leptospira neocaledonica encodes the following:
- a CDS encoding cAMP/cGMP-dependent 3',5'-cyclic-AMP/GMP phosphodiesterase, translating into MLKEQTRGYIELPRGGYLVETSEGFFQIGSPPETIKDTMAEKKTPLVFILPNKFFHVEKGISTAELEFPIYFNFFLRQKKTTIICTAEQKDQLITVLKESLMGPEEINLESEYLDGAESFGFPDMKAEMAYFRGYKGLDDVVDFQVFDRDNMVNLGKVLIRKLPSGDFRITDGTKETEIPGEVGFNIKYEIGHRLKEPFQAPLLGITCLGPSHGFDPEDNTSGFIIWLNHQGIMVDPPVNSTEWLRMSNVNPKLINHVILTHCHADHDAGTFQKIMEETKITIHATATVMESFIRKYSALTKIPRKELLELFNFQQIIIGRPAMINGGEFNFHYALHSIPSVGFEFFFQDQSFVYTSDHLNEPDVHDKMYEKGVLPESRWKFLKEFPWDRRIIYHEAGIPPLHTRVSYLASLAPEIQEKITVYHIARTDMPAGTKLKLARFGIENTVYPEITPPKHMEAYNLLDILSQIDIFSGFPIEKAKEFLLIVREEKYKRGDQIIKKGTPGDKFYIIASGNVKFEGLLGDSDIAPIKRYGQYEYFGEASLVLDLPRAADVFAETDVVALTIEKNKFLQFIRNTDLRQNLIRLNSIRDSNSWKTLLDSRHFKGLTSHQVTQLEMIMRLSKVNKGSVLITEKAFYHEAYIIRHGKVSVYQHGKKLAELTDGDFVGEIYSISKKLASNYTFQAESETELFSISQNELIQYIKRNPGVYMRMNTVY
- the trxA gene encoding thioredoxin, with product MALTEINDSTFSSEINGGMVLVDCWAEWCGPCRMVSPVLEELSSEMNDILKIKKLNVDDNQDTAQKLNIQSLPTLLLFKDGQLVDKIIGALPKAQIKSFIERHK
- a CDS encoding acyl-CoA dehydrogenase family protein; translated protein: MERVLQFTEEHEAFRDMARKFFETEVAPHHHEWEKVGMVPKELWKKAGASGLLCPDVPEEYGGSGADFLYNVVVIEESSRSGNSGFFVSLHNDVIAPYISAYANEEQKKRWLPGCCSGDSILAVAMTEPGAGSDLKSLRTSAVDKGDHYVVNGQKTFISNGQLANLVITAVKHENGTISLVMIEEGMKGFERGRNLEKIGLKAQDTSELYFNDVVVPKENVIGKDGQGFRYLMMKLAQERLVLAIAAVEATALVQRMTLKYIKERMAFGKKIGSFQHIKFQMAEMATELEMCRTFVDKVVSEHIAGKKLTVEASMAKYYSTEMQKRHTDLCLQFFGGYGYMMEYPIARAYLDARIQTIYAGTTEIMKEIIGGSLGL